In Herbaspirillum sp. WKF16, one genomic interval encodes:
- the glgA gene encoding glycogen synthase GlgA has translation MQARVLLVSSEAVPLVKTGGLADVITALAVSLRKAGIDASILMPAYPEAVRNLGETSQVGLKNGLPGGAGRLLRGVIPGTDVPALLLDTARFRQRGANPYLDHDGVEFNDNALCFADLSHAAVAICAGETSLPAPHVVHANDWHAGLIPCLLKLRGLDHIGTMLTIHNLAFQGNFDLRWAEQVGIPQHLLTGDGVEYWGKLSFLKAGIRFSDCVSTVSRNYAHEIMTQRFGCGMDGVLSFRKLDLRAIPNAIDAELWNPADDTLIARNFSVGHMKGKAVCKRDLQKLFGLTPADPFAPVLGIGSRISHQKMADVVLASLPGILARHERLQVVVLGCGEREYEEGFLALAERYPGRVGVHIGYDERRAHALHAGSDMLLHPTRFEPYGLTPIYAMRYGAIPIGSRVGGLVDTVRDAGLDPANATGVLFDGETVADMQDAVARAFELYADTRRWQAIQRNAMSVDCDWSGPTQAYIDAYAHVADMAVRPLFARPRSAPVTAVERPVSNADRMARPAAAIAAAIAGVVGGASSVAAA, from the coding sequence TTGCAAGCTCGAGTTCTGTTAGTCAGTTCCGAGGCCGTGCCACTCGTCAAGACTGGCGGCCTGGCGGACGTCATCACCGCGCTCGCGGTGTCTCTGCGCAAAGCCGGCATCGATGCCAGCATTCTCATGCCGGCCTATCCCGAAGCGGTTCGCAACCTTGGCGAAACTTCCCAGGTCGGCCTCAAGAACGGCTTGCCCGGCGGCGCCGGACGGCTGCTGCGCGGGGTCATTCCCGGCACCGACGTGCCGGCGCTGCTGCTGGACACGGCGCGTTTCCGCCAGCGCGGCGCCAATCCCTATCTCGACCACGACGGTGTCGAGTTCAACGACAACGCGCTGTGCTTTGCCGACCTGTCGCATGCCGCAGTGGCGATCTGCGCCGGCGAGACCAGCCTGCCGGCGCCGCACGTGGTGCATGCCAACGACTGGCACGCCGGCCTGATCCCATGCCTGCTGAAGTTGCGCGGGCTGGATCACATCGGCACCATGCTGACCATCCACAACCTGGCCTTCCAGGGCAACTTCGACCTGCGCTGGGCCGAGCAGGTCGGCATCCCCCAACACTTGCTGACCGGCGACGGCGTCGAGTACTGGGGCAAGCTGTCCTTCCTCAAGGCCGGCATCCGCTTCTCGGATTGCGTCTCCACCGTGAGCCGCAATTACGCGCATGAAATCATGACGCAGCGTTTCGGCTGCGGCATGGACGGCGTGCTCTCGTTCCGCAAGCTGGACCTGCGCGCCATCCCCAACGCCATCGACGCCGAGCTTTGGAATCCGGCCGACGATACGCTGATCGCGCGCAATTTCAGCGTCGGCCACATGAAGGGCAAGGCGGTCTGCAAGCGCGACCTGCAAAAGCTGTTCGGGCTGACCCCGGCCGACCCGTTCGCGCCGGTGCTGGGCATCGGCAGCCGCATCTCGCACCAGAAGATGGCCGATGTCGTGCTGGCGTCGCTGCCGGGCATCCTGGCGCGCCATGAGCGCCTCCAAGTGGTGGTGCTGGGCTGCGGCGAGCGCGAATACGAAGAGGGCTTCCTGGCCCTGGCCGAGCGCTATCCCGGCCGCGTCGGCGTGCACATCGGCTACGACGAGCGGCGCGCCCACGCGCTGCATGCCGGTAGCGACATGCTGCTGCACCCGACCCGCTTCGAGCCGTACGGCCTGACCCCGATCTACGCCATGCGCTACGGCGCCATCCCGATCGGCTCGCGCGTGGGCGGCCTGGTCGACACCGTGCGCGACGCCGGGCTCGATCCGGCCAACGCCACCGGCGTGCTGTTCGACGGCGAGACGGTCGCCGACATGCAGGACGCCGTCGCCCGCGCCTTCGAGCTGTACGCCGACACCCGTCGCTGGCAAGCCATCCAGCGCAACGCCATGAGCGTCGATTGCGACTGGTCCGGTCCGACCCAGGCCTATATCGATGCCTACGCGCACGTAGCCGACATGGCGGTGCGCCCGCTGTTCGCGCGGCCGCGCAGCGCGCCGGTGACTGCGGTCGAGCGCCCGGTCAGCAACGCCGATCGCATGGCGCGTCCGGCTGCGGCGATTGCCGCGGCCATCGCCGGCGTGGTCGGCGGCGCGTCCTCGGTGGCGGCCGCCTGA
- a CDS encoding dodecin: MSERKQDDSSTYKVIEVVGTSPKGSDEAIRNAIADVVKTVKHVDWFEVTECRGHVENGNIGHFQVSLRVGFRVEA; this comes from the coding sequence ATGAGCGAACGCAAGCAGGACGATTCCAGCACCTACAAGGTCATCGAGGTGGTCGGCACCTCACCCAAGGGCAGCGACGAAGCCATCCGCAACGCCATCGCCGATGTCGTCAAGACGGTCAAGCACGTCGACTGGTTCGAAGTTACCGAATGCCGCGGCCATGTCGAGAACGGCAACATCGGCCATTTCCAGGTGAGCCTGCGCGTCGGCTTCCGCGTCGAGGCCTGA
- the norR gene encoding nitric oxide reductase transcriptional regulator NorR, producing the protein MTSRNLLDALLPLVADLSREIDDRERYRRLLQTMRALFPCDAAALLRLDGDLLVPMAIDGLSGDTLGRRFRVAEHPRFAALLANAAPTRFPADSPLPDPYDGLVDGLNDAHGELEVHDCMGCALTVNGRPWGLVTLDALGAGRFDSVDMASLRAFADLAAATVNVAERIDGLSAAGEQERQRAEAYRLGLEESRGKRELIGQSPAHLQLMQEIRMAAPSDMTVLVTGETGTGKELVAHALHAASPRARKPMISLNCAALPDTLVESELFGHVRGAFSGAVADRRGKFEMADGGTLFLDEVGELPLAVQAKLLRVLQSGQLQRVGSDREHRVDVRLIAATNRDLADEVKQGRFRADFYHRLSVFPIRVPPLRERGRDVLLLAGFFLEENRARLGLSSLRLAADAQRALLDYAWPGNIRELEHLVGRSALRALAGHKTRPSILTLDAQALELHGQDGIAQTANQAATSAPSPAQAVNLRDALARYERELVGESLARNAGNLAAAARELGLDRANLARLAKRLGLK; encoded by the coding sequence ATGACTTCAAGAAACCTGCTTGACGCCTTGCTCCCCCTGGTGGCCGATCTCTCGCGTGAGATCGACGACCGGGAGCGCTACCGCCGCCTGCTGCAGACCATGCGCGCGCTGTTCCCCTGCGACGCCGCGGCGCTGCTGCGGCTGGACGGCGACCTGCTGGTGCCGATGGCCATCGACGGCCTGTCGGGCGACACCCTGGGCCGGCGCTTCCGGGTGGCCGAGCATCCGCGCTTCGCCGCGCTGCTGGCCAATGCGGCGCCGACGCGCTTCCCCGCCGACTCGCCGCTGCCCGATCCCTACGACGGCCTGGTCGACGGCCTCAACGACGCGCACGGCGAACTGGAAGTGCACGACTGCATGGGTTGCGCGCTGACCGTCAACGGCCGCCCCTGGGGGCTGGTGACGCTGGACGCCCTGGGCGCGGGCCGCTTCGACAGCGTCGACATGGCGTCGCTGCGGGCCTTCGCCGACCTGGCGGCGGCCACCGTCAACGTCGCCGAACGCATCGACGGACTCTCGGCCGCCGGTGAGCAGGAGCGCCAGCGCGCCGAGGCCTACCGGCTGGGGCTGGAGGAGAGCCGCGGCAAGCGCGAGCTGATCGGCCAGAGCCCGGCCCACCTGCAGCTGATGCAGGAGATCCGCATGGCCGCGCCCAGCGACATGACGGTGCTGGTCACCGGCGAGACCGGCACCGGCAAGGAGCTGGTAGCGCATGCGCTGCACGCCGCCTCGCCGCGCGCGCGCAAGCCGATGATCAGCCTGAACTGCGCGGCCTTGCCCGATACGCTGGTGGAGAGCGAACTGTTCGGCCACGTGCGCGGCGCCTTCTCCGGCGCGGTGGCCGACCGGCGCGGCAAGTTCGAGATGGCCGACGGCGGCACGCTGTTCCTCGATGAGGTGGGGGAGTTGCCGCTGGCGGTGCAGGCCAAGCTGCTGCGCGTCTTGCAGAGCGGGCAGCTGCAGCGGGTCGGCTCCGACCGCGAGCATCGCGTGGACGTGCGCCTGATCGCCGCCACCAACCGCGACCTGGCCGATGAGGTGAAGCAGGGGCGTTTTCGCGCCGACTTCTACCATCGTCTCTCGGTGTTCCCGATCCGGGTGCCGCCGCTGCGCGAGCGCGGGCGCGACGTGCTGCTGCTGGCCGGCTTCTTCCTGGAAGAGAATCGCGCGCGGCTGGGCCTCTCCAGCCTGCGCCTGGCGGCCGACGCCCAGCGCGCGCTGCTGGACTATGCCTGGCCCGGCAACATCCGCGAACTGGAGCACCTGGTTGGCCGCAGCGCCTTGCGCGCGCTGGCCGGGCACAAGACGCGCCCGAGCATCCTCACGCTGGATGCGCAGGCGCTTGAATTGCATGGACAGGACGGCATTGCGCAAACGGCAAACCAGGCGGCGACATCCGCGCCTTCGCCCGCCCAGGCGGTGAACCTGCGCGACGCGCTCGCGCGCTATGAGCGCGAGCTGGTGGGCGAGAGCCTGGCGCGCAATGCCGGCAACCTGGCTGCCGCCGCGCGCGAGCTGGGCTTGGACCGGGCCAATCTGGCGCGGCTGGCCAAGCGCCTGGGGCTGAAGTGA
- the hmpA gene encoding NO-inducible flavohemoprotein, giving the protein MLTDAQLAIVKSTVPLLESGGEALTTHFYKMLMRDYPQVRPLFNRTHQASGDQPRALANGVLMYARHIDRLEALGPLAAQIVNKHVAVQIMPEHYPMVGDCLLRAIREVLGAEIATDAVIEAWGVAYGQLADILIGAEKQTYDAKAAAPGGWRGARNFIVARKVAESGEITSFYFRPQDGGALLDFEPGQYIGLRMVVDGEEQRRQYSLSAPLNLPGQPPQYRISVKREAAGKVSRHLHDEIHEGSVVELFPPSGDFSLAAGDKPLVLISGGVGITPMLAMLDAALPTGRPIHFIHAARDAGVHAFREHVEELAARHPQLRRFFCYERARAGDGQADAAGMIDRALLQSWMPAATDVDAYFVGPKPFMKAIKRYLREIGVPEAQSRYEFFGPAAALD; this is encoded by the coding sequence ATGCTTACCGATGCCCAACTCGCGATCGTCAAATCCACCGTCCCGCTGCTCGAATCCGGCGGCGAGGCGCTGACCACGCACTTCTACAAGATGCTCATGCGCGACTACCCGCAAGTGCGGCCGCTGTTCAACCGCACCCACCAGGCCAGCGGCGACCAACCGCGCGCGCTGGCCAACGGCGTGCTGATGTACGCGCGCCATATCGACCGCCTGGAAGCGCTGGGCCCGCTGGCCGCGCAGATCGTCAACAAGCACGTGGCGGTGCAGATCATGCCCGAGCACTATCCGATGGTGGGCGACTGCCTGCTGCGCGCCATCCGCGAAGTGCTGGGCGCCGAGATCGCCACCGACGCCGTGATCGAAGCCTGGGGCGTGGCCTACGGCCAGCTGGCCGACATCCTGATCGGCGCCGAGAAGCAGACCTACGACGCCAAGGCCGCAGCGCCCGGCGGCTGGCGGGGCGCGCGCAACTTCATCGTGGCGCGCAAGGTGGCCGAGAGCGGCGAGATCACCTCCTTCTACTTCCGCCCGCAGGACGGCGGCGCCCTGCTCGATTTCGAACCCGGCCAGTACATCGGCCTGCGCATGGTGGTGGACGGCGAGGAGCAGCGCCGCCAGTACTCGCTGTCGGCGCCGCTGAACCTGCCCGGCCAGCCGCCGCAATACCGCATCAGCGTCAAGCGCGAGGCGGCCGGCAAGGTCTCGCGCCACCTGCACGATGAAATCCACGAGGGTTCGGTAGTCGAGCTGTTCCCGCCCTCGGGCGACTTTTCGCTCGCAGCCGGCGACAAGCCGCTGGTGCTCATCAGCGGCGGCGTCGGCATCACGCCGATGCTGGCCATGCTGGACGCCGCGCTGCCCACCGGCCGCCCGATCCACTTCATCCACGCCGCGCGCGACGCCGGCGTGCACGCCTTCCGCGAGCATGTGGAAGAACTGGCCGCGCGCCACCCGCAACTGCGCCGCTTCTTCTGCTACGAGCGCGCCCGCGCCGGCGACGGCCAGGCCGACGCCGCCGGCATGATCGACCGCGCGCTGCTGCAGAGCTGGATGCCGGCCGCCACCGACGTCGACGCCTACTTCGTCGGTCCCAAGCCCTTCATGAAGGCGATCAAGCGCTACCTGCGCGAGATCGGCGTGCCCGAGGCGCAGAGCCGCTACGAGTTCTTCGGCCCGGCCGCCGCCCTGGACTGA
- a CDS encoding hemerythrin domain-containing protein, producing the protein MNLDKYRREHADIIHHVQELKRLTGQGIAEQAAAIAREVIAMSSVIKLHLSVEDRFLYPALQQAGAALAAKGRQYQEEMADIAAQYGRFSRQWNDAQRIAEQPEGFRADANRVLKVLFDRIGRENREFYPMIEAG; encoded by the coding sequence ATGAACCTCGACAAATACCGCCGCGAACACGCCGACATCATCCACCACGTGCAGGAGCTCAAGCGGCTGACCGGGCAAGGCATCGCCGAGCAGGCCGCCGCCATCGCGCGCGAAGTCATCGCCATGAGTTCGGTGATCAAGCTGCACCTGTCGGTGGAAGACCGCTTCCTCTACCCGGCGCTGCAGCAGGCCGGCGCCGCCCTGGCCGCCAAGGGTCGCCAGTACCAGGAGGAGATGGCCGACATCGCCGCCCAGTACGGCCGTTTCTCGCGCCAATGGAACGACGCCCAGCGCATCGCCGAGCAGCCGGAAGGTTTCCGCGCCGATGCCAACCGGGTGCTCAAGGTGCTGTTCGACCGCATCGGCCGCGAGAACCGCGAGTTCTATCCGATGATCGAGGCCGGCTGA
- a CDS encoding 2-hydroxyacid dehydrogenase, which produces MKTAVFSARRYDQTLLARANADGRHQLLFLQDRLGPDTAALAAGCEAVAVFVNDDVGAAVLAQLAAQGTRFVTTRSTGFNHIDARAASRQGIAVARVADYSPHSVAEFAVGLLLAVNRKIARASMRTREGNFELDGLMGFDLYGKTVGVIGTGKIGVIFARIMAGFGCAILGSDVHRNPEFEALGGRYVEHAQLFAASDVVSLHCPLTEQTRYIVNAASLAAAKPGSILVNTSRGGLVDTEAAIAALKSGRLRGLAIDVYEQEASLFFQDLSSTVITDDVIQRLVSFPNVIVTGHQAFFTEEAIGQIMDTTIRNLTEFEAGQDLGERQVRP; this is translated from the coding sequence ATGAAGACAGCCGTATTCAGCGCCAGGCGCTATGACCAGACCCTGTTGGCTCGCGCCAATGCAGATGGCCGCCACCAGTTGCTGTTCCTGCAGGACCGGCTGGGCCCGGACACCGCGGCGCTGGCCGCCGGCTGCGAAGCCGTCGCCGTGTTCGTCAATGACGACGTCGGCGCCGCCGTGCTGGCGCAACTGGCCGCGCAGGGCACGCGCTTCGTCACCACGCGCTCGACCGGCTTCAACCATATCGACGCTCGCGCGGCGAGCCGGCAGGGCATCGCCGTGGCGCGCGTGGCCGATTACTCGCCGCACTCGGTGGCTGAGTTCGCGGTTGGCCTGTTGCTGGCGGTCAACCGCAAGATCGCGCGCGCCAGCATGCGCACGCGCGAGGGCAATTTCGAGCTGGACGGATTGATGGGCTTCGACCTTTACGGCAAGACCGTGGGCGTGATCGGCACCGGCAAGATCGGCGTCATCTTTGCCCGCATCATGGCCGGCTTCGGCTGCGCCATCCTCGGCAGCGACGTGCACCGCAATCCCGAGTTCGAGGCGCTGGGCGGACGCTATGTGGAGCATGCGCAATTGTTTGCAGCCAGCGACGTGGTGTCGCTGCATTGCCCGCTGACCGAGCAGACGCGCTACATCGTCAATGCCGCCTCGCTGGCGGCGGCCAAGCCCGGCAGCATCCTGGTCAACACCAGCCGCGGCGGCCTGGTCGACACCGAGGCGGCCATCGCCGCATTGAAGAGCGGCCGCCTGCGCGGGCTGGCGATCGACGTCTACGAGCAGGAGGCCAGCCTGTTCTTCCAGGACTTGTCGTCCACGGTGATCACCGACGACGTGATCCAGCGGCTGGTGTCCTTCCCCAACGTGATCGTCACCGGCCACCAGGCCTTCTTCACCGAAGAGGCGATCGGGCAGATCATGGACACTACCATTCGCAACCTCACCGAATTCGAGGCCGGGCAGGATCTTGGCGAGCGCCAGGTTCGCCCCTGA